The DNA sequence cataataAAGTGAAAACAAGGTTTAAGATTtgtatttattgaaaatgaaatacaaaaatattgaatttacgtaagtattcacacccctgagacaATCCATGTTAGAGTAatctttggcagagattacagctgtgagtctctgggtaagtctctaaaagctttgcacacctggattgtacaatatttgcacattattaaaattcttcaagctctgtcaagttggttgttgatcattgctagacagccatttcaagacgatttaagtcaagcTATaattaggccactcaggaacattcaatgccgttttggtaagaaactccagtgtatatttggccttgggttttaggttattgttctgctgaaaggtaaatgtgtctgttggaaagcagactgaactaggtTTTCCCACAGGATTTTGTCTATGCTTAGCTCttttcagtgttttttttttcatcctaaaaactccctagtccttgcagatgacaagcatacccattacatgatgcagccaccaccatgcttgaaaatatgaagagtggtgtTCAGtgatgttggatttgccccaaacatgacATTTtgcattcaggacataaagttaaatcttttgccacatttcttgcagttttactttagtgcaatgttgttgatccattctcagttttctaccatcacagccattaaaatgTGTAACTGTTTGAAAGTCACCACTGGCCtcctggtgaaatccctgagcagtttccttcctctccggcaactaagttaggaaggacacctgtatctttgtagtgactggctatattgatacaccatccaaagagtaattaataacttcaccatgctcaaagggctattttaatgtatttttcttctttttttaacccacctaccaataggtgccctactttgcgaggcattggaaacctCCATGGTATTtgaggttgaatctgtgtttgaaattcactgctcgactgagggaccttacaagtATCTGtacgtgtggggtacagagatgaggtagtcattaacattaacatgttaaacaccattattgcacacagagtgagtccatgcaacttagtaTCTGACTTATTAAGTACATTttgactcctgaacttatttagcctTGCCATAACAGTGGTTGAATACTTGTCGCCTCAAGccatttcagtttttcattttGAATTATAATTggtaaaaatgtctaaacataattccactctgacattatggggtattgtgtgtaggccagtgacacaaaatctcaatttaatccattttaaattcaggatgtaaaacaactaaatgtggaaaagtcaaagaatgtgaatactttctgatggaaCTATGCGTGCACCTTCATCATATTTAGCATGATTGGTTAGTCCTGCTTAGTTTCAGTCCATATTAattcatacagtacatacaagATACGTTTAATATTAGGTTTTGAAATATTTGCCTTAGAAACGTATTCAAAAATGCTGTTCAGTAGCACTTTGTGACTTGATGAAGAAAAAGGTGGTCTTAATACCATTCTTTTACAACTACTGTGACTAACAAGGACCAAAGTGCAGATGTTTTCTCAGCTAAAAGTAATAGCAGGTCCATTAATTGTAATAGGTCATGTAATAGGGTCAACATAGTTTCTGCTGCCTTAGCAGGATTGTGAACACATGGTCCTTATTTGCCCTGTTCTGAATGTCTGCTAGCCCTACAGTGATCCTTTCAATGTTGTTTTTAAAGATTGCTAGCCATAAGCAATATTTAGTTATGCTATCATGTGCATGCATTATTAAGTGAAGAGAATAGTTTTAACTGACTCTCATTGGAGAATTGTCAGGTAATAGTGAGTATTCTTTAAACCACACCCACCCCACGCACATATTTGGCCAGTGCCTGTTCTCACAGGACTGCAAATGCCTCTAATGTTCAAGAACTTTTGAAGGAAATGTCTTATCTGTCTGTCTACACCAGCATGTTGCAGACATTGTCCCACTGGCTTATTGTCTCCAAGCTTGGCCAGTGCACTGCACCATAGGGTTTAGGGGACAATGTGTTGAGGAAATAAAGAAAATGTCCAACTGAAAAACATCCATTCTGTCACTTGAACTCACCTTATTAAGGTCGATGTCCACACCCCAGCATGTCGAATTACCATAATAAAAAATCCCCATAATCTAAGATAGAGAGAttatgttttttttgggggggggcatttgatgcgtctcaatccaccacatccaccTATGTAACACTTCCGTTTCTGTGGTGGAAGGCGACAGAGCTagagctgtgtttgtcagaccatgagacatctgaaaATCGGCTGATCTGACAACTTCTTTCTgtaacagtttgggctacacactattATGAGTGTGTAAAGGTGAGACTCACTAACACGTAgatggttgttttgctctaggatacCCAAAGACTTGTGTGAAAGTCCCCCGGTACGTCGGGAAAAAATTCAGAAGTATATAGAGACTGTTGAGTGGAAAACACAAGGGGTTTTAAATACTTGGGAAAAAAATATTCTCTCAGATATAGGAAAGACACTTcaagaacaaacttcctttagtcCCAAAAATaaatctgttgttccatgttgtgAATCTGTTTTTGAATGCGTTTGCATGGGCTAATAGcggtaaggcaacaaaataattTTTAATCAGAAAATGATGTTTAGATTTTTTTGATACTTCAGTGTTTTAAAATTCTAAATCCAATATAAAAATGATCCTTGGTTTGACCTTCTTAATACAATCCCATATAGCCTAGTAGTACCCCCCATCATTCTTAAAGGTCTAATTATGTTCATTTGAGTGGCAGGCCAGGTACACAAACCCATATTAATCCTTAACCTAAACAAAAAAGCATGTTGAAACAAGTCTTCATTGAAAGCACTTTATAGTCCAGGATTAAAACCAGGTGTAATCTGGGTTTGTGAAATGCAACCCCTCTAGTCTACTAAACTCAACATTAATTTTGGTTTTACTTCAACATCCTCCTTTACTGAACCTAACCAGGCATTTACAGGAATGAGTTGAAGCGATGTATGAACACTGATTGTGTGTAGATAACAAACGTTAGCCCCTTCCTTATTAGTGGATGTGCACTGCAAACCAGAATGGATTGTATGACACAAACTGAAGTGAAGCGAGTTCGACCACAGAGCTGCTactcttgtaataaatcatgtggaaattgagcaagttgagatgactaaactgcttgcagtaaccctagattgtaaactgtcatggtgaaaacatattgatgcagtagtagctaagacagGGAGAAATCTGTCTATAACAAAGCgatgctctaccttcttaacaacataAACAAGGCAGGGATTGtaccctagttttgtcacacctcgactactgttcagtcgtgtggtcaggtgccacaaaaaaaggacaaattgcaattggctcagaacagggcagcacgtctggcccttggatgtatacagagagctaatattaataatttGCATGTCAAGCTCTTCTGgttgaaagtggaggagagattgacttcatcactacttttatttatgagatgtattgacatgttgaatacaccgagctgtctgtttaaactacaagcacacagctcggacacccatgcataccccacaagacatgccacaaaaggtctcttcacagtcccaaagtccagaacagactatgggaggcacatagtactacatagagccatgactacatggaactctattccacatcaagtaactgacacaagcagtaaaatatgattttaaaaaacagataaaaaaacaccttatggaacagcggggattgtgaagcaacacaaacattggcacagacacatgcatacacacacacacgataacatacgcactatacatacacatggatttagtactgtagatatgtggtagtgatggagtatgggcctgagggcacacagtgtgttgtgaaatctgtgaatgtattgtaatgttttaaaaattgTATAAACAGCCTTTTTTAGACCtcgggaagagtagctgctgctgctctggcagcagctaatggggatccacaataaatacaaatactgctCCATATCACGTGCTGTTCACAGTTTCAGCTCTTTTATGACAGAGAATCTGCCACTGAGGTTCACATGACGATGAAGATGGGCAACAATGTTCAATCTGGCTCTTGTTTGAATGAATCGGGATcttttcatctcaaataaaagaTGTCTTGACTTTATCTCACAGAACAAAATCAGACATTGCTGCTTCAATTTTCATTAATGAATCAACTCTTTCAAAGTAGGCTATATTGCACAATGCACATCCAGTCAATTCTGATGGTCAGGTGGTCTTGTACTGTAATACAAGTCAAATTCCTGCTTGACTCCTCTCTGACACAGTACAGTTAAGGCATTACAGGTCGTCTGAGGCTGGTCTGTCCATAGTGATGCCCCAAGCCTATAAAGTCACGACATCCTGGGTAGAACAGAAGCACTTTCACAGCTTTGTACAGATGCTGGATAACCAAGTACTGTATGAATCTTCATTGGCAAAAAAAAATGGAGACTCGTCTCAAATGTTCATAGTGAGAGCGACACCTTTCGTCTGGTTGCTATGTCCCCCCATCCACTGTTGTCTCAATGACATCTGAAAGGCACTATCAGTCTGGTACAAAACGTCTTCAGCCCAGTCTATGGAGCACAGGAGAAGTACTCGTGAGTAGTGAAGTTACGGGAACGGTGGCTTCTTCGCTCCCGGCGTCCCCTCAAACTGGGGTCTGTGGGGGCTCCAGTGAGATGAGTGTCTGGAACGGTGGCTTCTTCGCTCCCGGCGTCGCCTCAAACTGGGGTCTGTGGGGGCTCCAGTGAGATGAGTGTCTGGAACGGTGGCTTCTAAGCTCCCGGCGTCGCCTCAAACTGGGGTCTGTGGGGGCTCCAGTGAGATGAGTGTCTGGAACGGTGGCTTCTAAGCTCCCGGCGTCCCCTCAAACTGGGGTCTGTGGGGGCTCCAGTGAGATGAGTGTCTGGAACGGTGGCTTCTAAGCTCCCGGCGTCCCCTCAAACTGGGGTCTGTGGGGGCTCCAGTGAGATGAGTGTCTGGAACGGTGGCTTCTAAGCTCCCGGCATCCCCTCAAACTGGGGTCTGTGGGGGCTCCAGTGAGATGAGTGTCTGGAACGGTGGCTTCTAAGCTCCCGGCGTCCCCTCAAACTGGGGTCTGTGGGGGCTCCAGTGAGATGAGTGTCTGGAACGGTGGCTTCTAAGCTCCCGGCGTCCCCTCAAACTGGGGTCTGTGGGGGCTCCAGTGAGATGAGTGTCTGGAACGGTGGCTTCTAAGCTCCCGGCGTCGCCTCAAACTGGGGTCTGTGGGGGCTCCAGTGAGATGAGTGTCTGGAACGGTGGCTTCTTCGCTCCCGGCGTCGCCTCAAACTGGGGTCTGTGGGGGCTCCAGTGAGATGAGTGTCTGGAACGGTGGCTTCTAAGCTCCCGGCGTCGCCTCAAACTGGGGTCTGTGGGGGCTCCAGTGAGATGAGTGTCTGGAACGGTGGCTTCTTCGCTCCCGGCATCGCCTCAAACTGGGGTCTGTGGGGGCTCCAGTGAGATGAGTGTCTGGAACGTCAGTCTTCTTTCACTGGGGAAATAAGAAACATATTAAAAGTAGGAGTAGATAAAAGGTGGTCCGAAGCCATGCAAAGTTTGTCTGTAGTCTCACAACCCACATGATCTAAATCTAAAGTCCGGAAAAGGAAGAAGGCAAAACAGCGAATGACAACTATCAACTTAACTTTGTCacagaatatacagtatataataatatatatggttTTGGTAATAATCCCTGCTATTTCTGGCTGGTCTACATCCTTGAGTATTTAGTCATCACATATTGTCTTTCAGTATGTATCCATCCATCATTCTCCATGCCACTGGGCTCACCTAATGAGTGTGCATAAAGTATGTAACACTTGATGGTATGTACAGTATCTTAGCCACAAATAGTTGATCACATACCTTGACTGGGAATGCAGACAAGGCGTTATGGCACGCCAGGTCCACTCCAGGGCCCGGTTTctcaaaagcatcttaaggctaaatTCATTGTTAGAACCTAGGCTTTTGGGCTCTAATATAAAATTAGCCTTAAGATgattttgggaaaccgggcccaggaCGGTTTTCAGGTGGCGGGAACAACAAGGGAATCGGCGATGCACCTGCTCCAAGAGTTCCTCTTTACGCAACCCGTAGACGATTGGTGCTACGCACTGCGCCAAGCTGAAGAAGGCGAAACTAACCACCGCAGACAGTTCTTTGGTCCCCGGTTGAATGTGTCCTTGTTTCTGGAGAACTGTTAGCACAAAGTTCATGAAGTTGGGGAGGATGTATACGGCGAGTTGAGTACCGTGCAGGGCGAGGGTCTTGCATCCGACCATGTTGCGTCGATTCATCACTCCCAAACGTCGCCCCTCAAACAGTATCCTTACATAACTGTACAGAATGAGCGCCGTGCACACAGATATCAACAATATTTTTTCCAGGCCACCTTTCTTCAGCTGTTCCCTTCCACATTCCACATTTGTATCACTGCCGAGCATCTCTGTCTTGGAGAGCAGAGTGAGGGGGATAACCAGTGCGAGTCCCCATGTCAGTAGTCCAACTAGCCAAGGCCATTGCCAGACAGAACTGTACCACAGAGGATGGCAGACAGCAAAATAACGGTCCAGCGACATAGCAGTGAGAGTCAGAAGGATATTGGACGCGCTGGTGATTAGGACGGTTATCATGGCCACACATATGGATGCCACCGGCTTGGCGTCGAAGTAGATCTGGAGGTAGAAAACAGAACACATTCCGAAGTACACCAGAGCGGACACCAACAGGTGAAAAACCAACACAAAGCGCGCATGGCCCCGAAGTCGATCCTCGCGCAGTATAGTCCAGTTAATGACGATGTTGAAGAATGCCAATGTTATAAACGCGATGGTCGACGCACAAACCCGTACATAGGTGTAGTCCTTTCCGCCCGTTTCTCCAGTCCCGTTATACATCGACATTATTCCTTGATGGTGTATTTAGGGTATTTGGTGGAGTTGTTTCTTCATGGCTTCTGCCTTCTTATAGTCTCCCCAAAAGCTTAACTAGGCTACTCAATCAGATTACATCCAAGACATCAATGCAATGCAATGTCTGTGTATGAgaaacccctctctctttctatctctctcgctgtctctctggctgcctgtctgtcttccaaCCCCAAAAAGCGCACCAGTGTGCACAGTGCGCAATCGCCACATTCACAAAGGGAAGTACGTGAATACTGTATGCTTTTGAGATATATACTCTTTCTAAAATAATCAAACGTCATGTTAAACAATAACATTTTCGATCAACACGCGCTGCTCTGATACAGGGCAGGCATATTACTCTGAGAAGTATATAGCCTAATTTATGCAACCACATACAGTAAATAATTTACTTGATTAATAAACGTCAAAATATACTAATATAATACAATCGATATAATCACTTTGTGATCTAATTTCGAATTAGGACCACCAGGGGTCACATTTATAAATGTCACGTATGCACAAAATATGCCCAAAACATGGGTGCGCCAGTTTTCATTCAAAAGTTGGTATTTATGAAACACTTTACTGTAGAATGTGCTAATCCTCCCGTAAACTTTAGACCATCCACGCCTACTGCTCCTCCCCCTCGGGAATCACTTGATTCATTTTCCAGGATCCTCCTGTACTGGACAGACGCCTGGcaatacttctctctctctctctctctctctctctctctctctctctctctctctctctctctctctctctctctctctctcccctctcgctctccctcgctcttccctccctctcaatcgctctccccctctcactctctctttctcccactcccaCTTGTTAAACTTGAAGCTACttccaagacacacacacacacacacacacacacacacacacacacacacacacacacacacacacacacacacacacacacacacacacacacacacacacacacacacacacacaccacacacacacacacacaaattagatATCCAAACCTATTCACACCAACTTAAATATGCATATCTATTCACACACAAGTTAGATATCATACCTATTCACACACAAATTAGATATCCATACCTATTCACACACTAAGTAGATATCCATACCTATTCACACCACACTTATATATCCATACATATTCAAACACAAATTAGAAATCCATACCTATACACACCACAATTAGATATCCATACCTATTCACACCACAATTATATATCCATACCTATACACACCACAATTAGATATCCATACCTATTCACACCACAATTAGATATCCATACCTATTCACACCACAATTATATATCCATACCTATTCACACACTAAGTAGATATCCATACCTATTCACACCACACTTATATATCCATACCTATTCACACCACAATTATATATCCATACCTATTCACACCACACTTATATATCCATACCTATTCACACCACAATTATATATCCATACCTATTCACACCACACTTATATATCCATACCTATACACACCACAATTAGATATCCATACCTATTCACACCACAATTAGATATCCATACCTATTCACACCACAATTATATATCCATACCTATTCACACACTAAGTAGATATCCATACCTATTCACACACTAAGTAGATATCCATACCTATTCACACACTAAGTAGATATCCATACCTATTCACGCCACAAAATACATAGCCATACCTATTCACATACAACGTAGAAATCCATACCTATTCACACCTCAATTACATATCCATACCTATTCACACACAAAATAGATATACATACCTATACATACCACAACTATATATCCATACCTATTCACACCACACTTATATATCCATACCTATTCACACCACAAATTACATAGCCATACCCATTCACATTCAAATTAGATATCCATAC is a window from the Oncorhynchus keta strain PuntledgeMale-10-30-2019 chromosome 35, Oket_V2, whole genome shotgun sequence genome containing:
- the LOC118369302 gene encoding odorant receptor 131-2-like; translation: MSMYNGTGETGGKDYTYVRVCASTIAFITLAFFNIVINWTILREDRLRGHARFVLVFHLLVSALVYFGMCSVFYLQIYFDAKPVASICVAMITVLITSASNILLTLTAMSLDRYFAVCHPLWYSSVWQWPWLVGLLTWGLALVIPLTLLSKTEMLGSDTNVECGREQLKKGGLEKILLISVCTALILYSYVRILFEGRRLGVMNRRNMVGCKTLALHGTQLAVYILPNFMNFVLTVLQKQGHIQPGTKELSAVVSFAFFSLAQCVAPIVYGLRKEELLEQVHRRFPCCSRHLKTVLGPVSQNHLKANFILEPKSLGSNNEFSLKMLLRNRALEWTWRAITPCLHSQSSERRLTFQTLISLEPPQTPV